The Alnus glutinosa chromosome 3, dhAlnGlut1.1, whole genome shotgun sequence nucleotide sequence AGTTACACTCTGAGTTTATATGAAGCACTAGCTTTGATAAGTCAAAATTCCTAATTCAGCCAAGGCTTAAAGTTGGTGATCCCCACACCAAGTAAGGTTGGGAATTTTTTTACTAATATCATGGAACCCATTGAATAAGATTCCACAGTGAGACCAGTTTGCACTTTGTAATAGAAAATGTTGGATTAACCTTAGAAAATATACATCCATATCAGTGAACGTAGATTGAAACAAAAGGAATCACTTTGCACCTCTATGCCACCGACAAGGATCTGCAGAGATGGATTCTTTATTATGCTGTCTATTGTCACTCCATGTGCTGTTCCAACTAATTGAACTCCTCTTTGAGCAATAGTACTGGCTGCCAGTGCTTCAAGCTCAGTTCCAATTTCATCAATTATAATGGATTCAGGCATATGATTTTCAACTGCTTCAATCATAACCTGCACAGTAGTCAAATGGGGAAGATAACATCACTGAAAAAGAGAAATAGTCAAAGCTTTACCATTGAAAAACAACACAAACCATATGATTGAGTTCAACGCTTACATTATGCTGCATATGAACGTTAGGAACTTGCATCCTTCTTGCACGACCTATTCCTGCATGAGGGACATCTCCGTCGCCTCCAATCTCATTAGATGTGTCAACAATGACAACACGCTTCATGTGTTCATCTGCCAACATTCTAGCAATTTCTCTGCAAAAGCAAAGCCTCTTTAGATATAAAACAAGAGTATAAAACGGGCAGAGTAAAGCATAACTTCAACTGCTCAAGaagtttgaattatttttttgttcttcttccaaTGGCAGAACTTGAACACAATGTATTGGAATTCATTATCATGCAAAGTATGCACAGAGTAGTAATGATGGCAAGCTAATGTGGGGAAATCTTCTTCCaaagtatttaaaaagaaatcaagaaaaaaaagctCTATATTAGACAAAATGATTAAGCATAGACAGGATATATAGTGCATTGTCGACAAGGATGAAGAATGGATGATCTGAAATTGCATGCAAAAAGCTATCCTTAAAGCAATTCTTTAAGCAGTTACCAAATGACCGTCAACTCAGTAGCTTGGTTTTACAAACATCGAAAATGTTAGTACCTGATTAACGTTGTCTTGCCAACCCCAGGAGGTCCTATTACTAAGATGGAACGTCCCCCCTCAACCAAGTCTCGTATAATCGCGGCACTTCCAGATACGGCTCGACCAACCCGGCAAGTGAGGCCTATGATTTGCATTTTGCGATTCCGAATGGCACTTATACGATGCAAAGAGTTATTAATACCTGAACGGTTGTCGTCTGAAAATTCACCAACCTAACGAATCAAGTAACTcaaattaaaatttctaaatCTCCACCTACCCATAAATTGTCCAACTAGTACACCATAGTCATGTGATCTGAATATTCTCTTTACTGTTCAGAATTCATCAATAATCAGCACAGACAATCACACAACAAATCACCAACATTGAccattaatttaaatataactTTAGAGATGTCTTAGCAATATTAATAGCTGAGCGGCTATCTTTCTAAAAGCATTTAAGTCAAACCACAGAAAGTCTAATGCAGTGGCACCCAATGAAATACATTAGATATGAATAATTTTCATGCAAAAATATCGATCACACTCAGTCAATCTCCAAAGAAATGTTCCAAGAAAGCAACACAAAATGACTTTGATCACCTTGGAAATCGCGTGCCGTAGATCTTCATGCTTCACGGGCTCCTCTAAGATCACCCAATCACCCGAGGGAAACCTCGCAAGAGGCTTCCTTCCCAAGTCCATCACAACCTCGATCAGCTTCCTGACCTCCTCGTGCCCACAAAGCTCTCTCTTCATCCTCACAGGCAGCAACTCAAGGAACAGCTCGAGCTCCGAAGCGACCTCCGAACGCGACGTCGAGGCCGAATTCTGAGAACTCTGCGGCGATCCGTTTCCCAAAACGAAACGATCTGACGGCTTCCGGATTTCCGGGGCCTCCGATTTCGACGACGACGCGATTCCGGTACGGGCGCGACGTGTTCGACGAAATGACGAAGAGACTGTGGAAATGAAGTTGGAGTTCCTAAGGTACGCGACGGTTGACGTCGGGACTTGGTTCGCTGAGTGCCATGAGCTGTGCAGGTCAATCAGCACGAGATGGGAATTCAAAGCTCTCATTCTTCGTATTCGTTTGTGTTCTCGTTGGGTTTCAGGTTGGGTAATAAGGAGAAGAGAAGCGAAGATTTGGAAGAAGAAGCAAGAAGATTCGAAGGGATCTCCTATGGGATCGGAGGGAGGGTGGGGGGCCACGAAGAGGGACGACAAGCAACCGAAGCTGAGCAACTGTTTTAGACCGTTGAAGTGGAGGAGGTTGCACCACGTGGCGGCTGCGGGCCACTCATGTTTGGACTTTGGAGAGGAAGAGTTCCTGTTTGCCACTCGAATGTCTTGGCATGTGGCAAATGTTTcgattttctttgtttttttcctacttttttgCCCGAAAATTAAGTTCGAAAAGCATTTAGATATATTTTACcgttaagattttattatattatatttaatggtATATGTGGCAACTTCAACATTATTAAATCtgttaaatataaaattgattcttttcatttaacttgaaattaatgaaattatctATTTAGAAACTTTTCCTAAATAATTCTCCGTCTCCATTTGCCCCAATTTCTATTTTTGCTTGGATTTTATTACTACAGCATCCCACTTGACACGGGTTTTTGGAAGTTTGATTtcttaattaaatgaaaaacaatATACAGTATGCGAATGAAATGGAATTAAAtctcaagtttttttattttttatttttagaagaagTCAAAAAAGACCCGGGCTATTACAGACAGTTGCTAACAAAGAAATCCAACCAACAAAATAGTGCATTTGCGTAGACATAAATCTTTGCTTGAATAGAGAGTCGGTCACGTATTTTGCACAAAAACCAATGACCAGGTTAATTTAACTACaaatcaaactatcaaaaacaaaaataacatagAAAAATCAATCAAAGTTGCCATTCGGAGAAGAAACTGCCACCCGAAGAGACGCCCCGACCTGAAGGTTCCTAACAGTAGATGTATACCACAAGCTCCCAGGCGCCACCAAACACAGCAAAATAGACGGAGTGTGGCCATCACGCACATCCCAAGGTATGAAAACATCCTGGCGCGTGAAGACAACGCGGCGATCATGGAGCATCAGCACGGCCGTAATGAGCGGCAGCAAAACCAGTATGCACCTGCGACCCTCTAGGATTGATAATTAAGAATTGTGTAACaaatgaaatcttaatttatttaagcttacatatagtaataaccgcattatttaatcttacatatagatttagatagtaatctaAAACGTTTATTACATGCGAATATCGAATAATAATCGCAATAACCACGCGAATAATAATATCTTGATGCGAAAGGGGAGGCATGTACTTAAAAATGATAACCGCATCTGCCTTTACATTTTCACCCCTATAGCAAGACTTCAGAATTGATTCCAATGGAAGTTAGGTGTTATGTTATAGCAAGCACTGCATATCCTTATAGCAAGACTTCAGAATTGATTCCAATGGAAGTTAGGTGTTAAGTTATAGCAAGCACTGCatatccttatatatataagcactgCATATCCTTATAGCAAGACTTCAGAATTGATTCCAATGGAAGTTAGGTGTTAAGTTATAGCAAGCACTGCatatccttatatatatatatatatatatatatatatatatatatatatatatatatatatatatatatatatatatatatatatgtatatatatatatatttattaatagaagatattttggaaattttgacatcATTCCATTAAGATTTAtcttaaaatcttaataaataagtgaaatttcaaaagagttaagtaaaatttcttcaaattttaacaaacagagCCAATCTCGTTTGGAATTTGAGGGACCAAGATCTCTACAATTACCTGTTCGAGGGACAAGCATCTCTACAATTGCCCACCCTGATTGCACTGCAATTGGGCAAGCAATTGAGAGAAGCCCCCAATAGAGCCCATGTACCCAAACAAATCTCAAGTTACCTGAATATCTACGCGATCAGATGAGCCTCAAAAAGGCCTCTCGCAATTGCAGACAAGCAGGTCTTGCAGCCAATCCCGATTCATTTTTGGGTCCTTTACATGGATTTTTTAACATAGAATTTCGAACACCAACCCCAGAGCCGACTGGAATGCAAGAGTACCGCAAGGGGGCTTGATAAGAAAGGATGCAATGCTGGTCATATCCGTAGCCCACCATGATAGtatcataaacaaaattaagcaATTAGAGCAGAAACGAGAAGTCTGCATCACAAGCTTAAATTACATGGAGGTTGCAAAACGACTCACCCTTTGCATCTCTTGATTTACAATTTACACCTAGTTAGCACCTCATCACTTTTAGTAGACTTAAAAGGCTAAGAAGGTATGCTGTACAGTAACGGTAAACATCAACTAGATACCATATGTAATTCTACTCCCAACCCATCAATCTATTTCTGACACCCGCTTCAATCTTCTTCCTCGGCAAGGAATGACAGTCCCCTTCGTCGAGAAGAATTCTATATACTTCCCACTCCCGACCGTGGATCATGTGCCTCCCTATCTCCACCTAAGATGAATGAAGGCAAAATGTGGAGGTTAGCTTAACATGTTTGATTATTTATGATACCCTTCACATAAAACTCAAGAAATGGATTAGAGCTAGTACCGAAAAGATGCTTGTGTTCAGAATCTTGAGAGCAAGAGTAATATCATAGAAAACAAGGGGACGACCCCTGCCAGACAGTTCTACAGGGTTGGCTACCAGCAGTTCAGTGTCAGGGCCCCGGCTCACCACAGCCACTCTAAGAGGACTCAAGAGCTCCATTCTCAAGCGAGAGCACAATGCATTTTGCTTGTTGGGGTCAATAATCCTTTTCCCATCTGCTTGCATTATAAATAATTCTAATTCACATCTCCCTTTTGAGCTTGCAAAGAATCGTCCATAAGAAACCTGacataaaatttccaaaagtcATTACTCAAATCAGATCAGAAATAACCTAGTGGAGTGTTCTTTTTATCTGGTAAAACTTGTAGGATTTTCTGTTCATTGCAATAGTTCACATGTTGCTTCCTGGTTGTCCAAATAACATAGATTGGTACAAaagatattttttgtaatatttatttaaatttaccTGAATATTGTAATCCTTTAGAGTCCTCATGATATCATAGATAAGACCTTTGTGATCCTGGCAGAGGATTTGAACAAGTGTGTGAGAGGGGCTGAGAGTGTTGTCCATTGTCACAGATACAGGGTTGGATGCAAAGGATCCACTCGGGCGTCCATTTGGCAGCTCCAAACTGAACATGTCTTCAGTTATTGCAGAAGGAAGAAATGGAGAACCCTGTGAACACGCAGTAATTTCTGGGCCAGCCAATTCAATCTCACAACTTATGATGGTATCCCTTAGTGCAGCTTTCAAATGATTGATTGTTTCCTCCTGTCTCCTTTTCGTATGTAGAAGTTCCCTGATGAAAAGTGAATAATTGAATAAAGTATTTTCCACAAAAAAGAAAGCCATAACCATTTCaaagaaatctctctctctctctctctctctctctttctctcacaaACACAGACACATCACGTGCTGACACATACTGACGACTATTCCTGCATCCTAATTCCTACATGTCACTTGAAACCAGTAGAAACGTATTCTTTCTAGAAGTAAAACTTTATAGGAATCTGAAGAACATGGAAGGACTGTAAAGAAACTAAAGGCTTCGTGCATATGGTACTAGCCTTCATATCTGCTGCATTTTATAGCAGTTCCATACTTTAAtatacaaattaaatcaaatcctacaaACCAAAGATTTCTCATCCGTGTGAGCCATAACAAACCAAAATCAATATTTGACCTCTTCCTAAAAGgatatttatcaaaatttaaatagaaatattattatattaaggAGTCAAGTAAAGAAAATCACGcatcattttaaattttcaaacaGCATGAGTTAATAACTGCATACTCGTAACAGTCCAAACAAATAGGGTTTAAGTAGTGAGAGATTAATGaagtttcaaatatatatatatatatatatatatttactttatttctACCTCAGTTTGTTTCAAAGTTTTCAACAAGATATGGAGACTCAATCCGCCTTCTTTTATACAAATTACACTATTGGAAGCTATTAAGTGTGTCAACTATAACATGGATGAATGAAAGAACCAAAATCGAGGGAGCTATAGAAGCAACCACATGCAATATAAAATCTCATAACATGGTTGTGAggatttataaataaaaaaataaataataaataagaaataagaaaaaaagagggaaaaatacacataccccATTCAAACTACTACTCCATTGTAAATgtgccccccaaactactaattgtgtcaatatccccccTAAAGTCAATAAacagacaaaaataaccttaaaaagtttcaataaaacaaagatATCCTAATGaattcgaaaaagaaaaaaaaaatttatatatattaaaagactgggaaaaaaaaatttaaaaaaaaaaaccgagaaaaatgaaaattcaaggggGTGCCcccaaactaaaaattatataaaacaaaatctaaaagaccaaaaaaaaataaaaaataaaaaataaataaaaaagaagaagaagaagaaaaaagaaagaaaggaaaaccttgtttttattttatttttcgttttattttaaatttttttttctttttatataattttaagaattttaataaattttatgaagtgtatttttgtcattgaggggacattgacattgtttggtagtttagggaaggacattgacacaattgctAGTTTGGCAATTGGGTAATAGTTTAAGGGGActtgtacttttcccaaaagagaaaggaaaaaaaaaaaagggagagagagagagagagagagagcatttcAAGATGGCAAAATGGAATTGGAAGTTGAAATGCAGATGGAAGCAGAAATCTAAAGGGAGGTAAAGTACAAAATGGAAGCAGAAATGCAGCATCATCATTAAGGAAAAAACAACCACGATCACAAACCTGGTATCTGTTACGAAAAAGAGGTCCATAACTCTCCCATCTGGGGCAGTGGATACCTTCACTCTCTTTATTGTTAGTTCCAGCTCGCAGAGAACCTCAGTTACATCTATAGAAGAAAAGATATAAAAAGttcaatttaataaatctaTAAGTTCTATATACaacattttttataagtatttctATATACGACATTCAAAACTCAAACATCAAGTTGCAAGTGGAAGCAGAGAATAtttgtaaagaaaagaaaaacaaagacccAAATGGAAGGAGTGCATTTACTTTGAAACCAGCAAAACAAGATGAGATAAAAATCTGGATCAAGATCTTTTAGAATTCTAAGTGCGTTTGGGTGTTgggtttttgaaattagaattcaattcttatttggtacgcgaatttcgaggtttgaccttttagaaaaagttgaataaaatatgatttgttttttaaaaaagcaaaatcaaaatcatattcattttttagaattctATTACCAAACACACCAAGTATTCTATCATGTAGATTTCTTTAAACTCAACcgttgtttttaaataaaacggTTGAATTTTGTCATAATAGCATTTATCACATCTATCAACTTAACATTTATCACCTAAgtatttaccatttttttttttggtacattttaaaagtaataaatactAATGAATActgttatttagtaaattgttataTGACTGTCATATAACATGGATGATGTGGCAATACAAATCATCCTTTGAATCAGCAGAAGCTtgtaaaatgaaaaatcaatggCTGATTTCCACAGTCACGACATCCCAGTtgtataatagtctactaaatataGCATTTCCTAATACTAATACGGGAAAATCTCAATCTATcctcttctaaaaaaaaaaaaaaaaatccctataATTAGACTATTACAAGAATAAGTGATGCATAAACATTAAAATGGTTTTTCTCCCTTCCCTCCTGCAGTGTTCCAAATACAAACCAAACCAATTCTGGCAAGTTTATCCTATCCATGCTTAAATACTGCTAAAGATAAACTTGACAGCGCCAATGACGAAACCATCACTTTTCTTTGTCATTTCAGAATAAGATGATCAACATCACTTATAAACAATAATCAGCATTTTAAGTTTTGTCATTGATTCCATTAGTGCTACATATCATTTTTCCAATTGGGAGTTTCAAAGCTTAGCACTACATTTTCCACAATAACTCACTCACCATGCAAGAGACCCTTCCTATCACAGGAACACCAAAATTTCAAGAGGAACACGTCTGGTAATTGCCTGGATTGCTGATTTTGCGACTGGTAGTAGTCCATTCCTGACGTTAAAAAATATGATGGACATACCTCCAAAAGCCTTTTCTTCAACAAGACCCACCTTGTTGTTGGTTTACCCACCACCCATAAGACTATGAAGCACCATTTCCCATCAGTTGAAAAATCTTCTCCGGAAGTACACGTAGCAAACATAAACAAACCATCAACGACAtattcataaaaattaaaattaaaaattaaaaattaaagaaacttccGTAAATCAAAACTTCTAATTCTATCAGATCTGTTAAGGTTCTAACATTAAAACAAATACACACAGagcaggaaaaaaattaaaaattaaaaattaaagaaatttccGGAAATCAAAACTACTAATTCTATCAGATCTGTTAAGGTTCTAACATTAAAACAAATACACACAGAGcaggaaaaaatatattgttttgcTCCTAGAAATTTTAGAGAAATTGAagactaccaaaaaaaaaaaagctacagAAGGACCCATTATTTGTTTCCCTTTGAATGTAAAAATTTCAAGCCATAATTCTAAAGAGAAAACTCGCGAATCACAATAAACCCATTATTTGTTTGCCAAGAAAATCCGATCCCAAGAGCAGAACTTTCCAGGAAAAGATcagaaaaagttgaaaaaccaataaaatcacaattgattgGTCACAAATCCCACACTCCACAGtgaaagtaataataataaatccatCACAAATAGCTTAAAACAACCCTTACCTGCTCTGGAAATGCTAAGGCCAAAAAGCAATATAACCCTGCACAAGTCACACCCCAACCCAGTCTTGTCCGGACAATTCACAGTAATCACAGTGGGATCCCCCGGCTTCTCTGCCTCCCTAAAGACCACAGCGTCCTCGTACAGAATACCCATTCCCCTTATTCTGTCTCTTCCTCCACTCTACTCCTCTCTTCCTTTAGTTTCTCTCGAGCAGCTGAGACTCTGACCAGATATTAACAGAGAACAGAAAACCCCGGTGGGGGACTCTGGTTTATCAACCCCTCTCTTTGGATATTGGAGATTCCGCTTGGAGAGTGACAAGAAAACAATAGAAAGAAACAGACAAACACAGGTGTTTCCTTACTCGCTTTCTTGgtgtgctttttcttttctgtttcgtTTCCTTTTCCGGGATTTTGAAATTCTCGTACTGTTCCTTTTTATTGATGAGACAGAGAGAATCAGAGTGATCAGAGATATTCTACACGTGGTGATATGGTAACTTCGGTAGTAGATGAGCTCGACACCAACTACTTTGCTTTTAGACATTTATCCGCCCGTCAAATCTTTGACACGTGTTAACTTGCGTAATTTTGGGCACGCACGATGAGTTTTTGGTCTTAAAAGTGAATGAATCTCGATACGGGAACTTGCCCAAAAGGCTCATTCATAAAATAAGTATTCGGATCTGCCTCTCGGAATCGGTtcaagatcccctcaaattctttgtccgaatttgatacaattcgggcaggttgttgtgagtaagcatttatgagattcacctgaccggataagcagttgggcagcccaacttttatttggtcaggtgggtctcataaatgctcactcacaactatctgcccgaattctatcaaattcggacaaaaaatttgaggggatcttaattccTCGGAATCGGATTGGCTTTGTATGGGAAAATTGGATCATATTTAATAGCACGAGTCGGGTTTGACTCGtataaaatatgaatataaggctatatataggttaattttaattcgatgaattaaattaaatgagtcaaacatatcttaattataatttgttaattttgtatcgAGTCTGAATTGTGTCGAAATATAGGTATAAGATTATAAAAgtcaattttaattcaatttatttaattaaataggtcagacCTTTTAACTCTAATTTACTAATGCTAATTTCGTACGGGGTTCATGAGTTGTATCAAAAAGTCTCAACCTTAATTTTCATTTGCTCGATATGTTATGATGTATAATTCTCTACGTCtaagttattattttaaaattaaatatttatgattttgtGAAGTAAGTATGATGGAGTTGTGTCACTTTATTTAAATGTAGTGTCACAccgtttaaaattttaaataatgtagtaACGTATATACCATGATATTTGTGAAATCTAAtataaattatgaaattaatCTTCTCTATTTtgcttaaaatgaaaagtatccAAAACccatattttgttaattatactaatttttaatatttatcacattttagtacattttaaaaatgttgCATGCTAAATATGATAAAAtctcaatcaattttttttattttattttttataaaaccaatagagtaatgttatataccatatttgtattttaCAACTATTCTATAATGATGTTGCAGTCACAATCAAttcttaggttttttttttttttaacaataactgATGTAATAATTGATTGAGACTGCCACGTCAGTATTGTAAAATAGTTGCgagataaaaatattgtttatcattactctaacaattattaagatttatatatatagtaaatcatgttaaaaaaaaaaagaaaaaaaaaaaagagtacctTGAGGTTATGTTGGAATTTCTTTCGTTATGAGCAAAAACTTATTTACCATAGCCTCATAGGTAGTGGCTTACTTGCTTAATTCACATAGTTTTTCTACGTATTTTTATATTCAGTTATTACAttcattttatattaattgacaTGATATGATTTAAGCGACTATCGGCtaaaacttctatttttttaacgactaacatataaaattatttcaaaattactTCAAACACACACGtctaatataaaatgaaaatgataaataGATATGAATAATAGAGAAATCAATAATATTGGGGCCAACCATCCATTTTGTCTGCAACCTCAAGATTTATTGGAGCTACGTACTGAAATCATGCCACGTGGTTGTTAAAAATACACGTGTAAATTGTGTTTTCAATTCACGTTGCactaattaaacaaacaaacaaacagttTTGATGCTAGAGGATCCTTATCCTTTTTACATGTTCTATAGTGTCCAAAAGTTGACTGTGCTatgattttggttttttcttatttaattctttaattgtatacctaaatttgtacattttttttcttccaattaaatttcaagttcaaTCTTTTTAGTTAGATTACTTCACGCAGGttgttttgttcttaaaaagaaaggaaacataATTGCAACATGCCAACATGATTGACTTATAGACTGAATATGGCAATTAGACTAGAATCATTCTTTGTTCATCATAAGCATATGtttgaaatatgaataaatCAAGTATAATCAATTTCAACTTTTGGTCCTACCATTAATAATTATAAGCTAGTGATGTTAACATGCAGCCATCTTCTTCATGATTTGCTTTTTACTGCAAGAGCTAGGATTGGTCTATCTATTCGAGGCAAGCTTTCTCCGAAGATTACTGGCTCCCTTTCAGTATCTTATCCTCATAAAGcatgtctttttcttgattaagagcagggttttttatttttattttaaaaaaaaaaaacactcatgtTATTCCAAATTTCAATGTGTGTTCGTTTGagtgtttaatttttgaaatttgaattgaatttttatttggtttgctAATTTCGAGGTAAATAAAAGGTGTTTGGAGGattagtagaatttaaattctatttaaaattgtgtttggatgaAAGTTGTATGAGATTGTTTTTCATGGATAACCATGGTAGAAAATGATTGaaggtatgaaaagttgtgtataatgattggtgttatgaaaattagtgtgaaataaagattgaaataataatta carries:
- the LOC133864579 gene encoding protein SEEDLING PLASTID DEVELOPMENT 1 isoform X1, with product MRALNSHLVLIDLHSSWHSANQVPTSTVAYLRNSNFISTVSSSFRRTRRARTGIASSSKSEAPEIRKPSDRFVLGNGSPQSSQNSASTSRSEVASELELFLELLPVRMKRELCGHEEVRKLIEVVMDLGRKPLARFPSGDWVILEEPVKHEDLRHAISKVGEFSDDNRSGINNSLHRISAIRNRKMQIIGLTCRVGRAVSGSAAIIRDLVEGGRSILVIGPPGVGKTTLIREIARMLADEHMKRVVIVDTSNEIGGDGDVPHAGIGRARRMQVPNVHMQHNVMIEAVENHMPESIIIDEIGTELEALAASTIAQRGVQLVGTAHGVTIDSIIKNPSLQILVGGIESVTLGDEEARKRKVQKTILERKGPSTFTCAVEMISKTECRVHHSLDAAVDAILAGKSPLFEVRCMDVDANDSTLIPENSHIEKYDMTDGKNISPDVESDEEDFVLPPSWSKKQSTSRSTKKRSSAVCVYTYKILEADLLQVAKVMGRDDEIDVTNDIGTADAILASSSEMKQNPWIRGVAKFHHLPVFVIKSNTMAQMVKAVRMILEMESFGPVSKQSLTNSFDIEVEDDAPKRKPSLEEIDALEEVRLAIEYIVIPGGEPVELLPRRSEIIARQLELVESYQLAAENSGTELNPRLQILPPRLSKKNFSKSHKSSSSFGKETDSTSLTGRSGGTSVTRLPLLPE
- the LOC133864785 gene encoding ACT domain-containing protein ACR10-like, which gives rise to MGILYEDAVVFREAEKPGDPTVITVNCPDKTGLGCDLCRVILLFGLSISRADFSTDGKWCFIVLWVVGKPTTRWVLLKKRLLEVCPSYFLTSGMDYYQSQNQQSRQLPDVFLLKFWCSCDRKGLLHDVTEVLCELELTIKRVKVSTAPDGRVMDLFFVTDTRELLHTKRRQEETINHLKAALRDTIISCEIELAGPEITACSQGSPFLPSAITEDMFSLELPNGRPSGSFASNPVSVTMDNTLSPSHTLVQILCQDHKGLIYDIMRTLKDYNIQVSYGRFFASSKGRCELELFIMQADGKRIIDPNKQNALCSRLRMELLSPLRVAVVSRGPDTELLVANPVELSGRGRPLVFYDITLALKILNTSIFSVEIGRHMIHGREWEVYRILLDEGDCHSLPRKKIEAGVRNRLMGWE